The genomic window taaaaaaaatgatgccttcgtacagacattttctcatgtagaaacgGTGAATTGAagctggttttaaagctagctaaacctctcacttgtatgacagtcacatcaaattccaagTCAGAATATTTATAAAGTGTCTAGAAAATCAGCTTTACAAGATTCTTTACTTCCTCCTCCATAGTGGTTGGAACCTGTACGTTTCACTTCTCAATTCTACAACACCGCCTAACATTGCGCAGATGCCTTATCTTCTCCTCCAATATAAATTTACACATGTATTGAGCAAGAGTAAACACGCTGCAATTCCTTGTCTACTTTACTGAGTTTGTAATGAAAGTCTTTAtgataagatttttaaaaaatacgtatttcaaaatatgtaattgatatatgaaataaaagaagTAAGCAGTATCAATCAACTTACCTTTCCTCTATAAAACTGATGTTCTCTGtatacaattcaaaatttggtaattatGTTGAATACGTCTATTCAATCGAATTGCGacaaaggatacaacagatacagcaAGTCTACCTCATATTTTATGTGCAACTAGATATTGACAACGAGGGAAAcgttacaacaaaagagatgatttcagctttccaattgtgaactttccatttctatgtagtaaCATTGCAGCAGTCCCTGCATACTGAGCATTTATCTCCCAAAGCTTGTATTTTTTATCTTGTTTCCTTGGTAGAGGATTTctgaaaccaagagttccaagtggtgaagttgagatcattccatcgtttattttacagacgccatcacgagttggttgaccattactGAATAtcagtttcacagatgacaaaGGATAAGTTACAATAGTCGCTACTACAATCAGGTATATAGATTGGACCcttggttttcatgtttgaacTGTTTCACAGTcacttttggggccctttatagattgctgttcagtgtgagccaaggctccaacagtattgaagaccgtacttttacctgtaacttttatttttacaaattgtgacgtggatcgagagttgtctcattggcactcataccacatcttctgatagtTATTTACTGTATTTGCAATACAAAAAGTAAATTCAACATGCCAAGTAAAACTATTTTATTTCTCTTTATCTAGATAATACAAATCATAAGGACTATAGTAGATTTTAACTccattataattatttttcaaaCAATATTCGTAAGTAAATGGATTTATATTCTTCTCCTTTAGGATGGCTTCTTGTCTGACATCATCTTCTAGTATCTGTGGTGTAACAATGCGTGCCTTGAAAGGCATTTTCTGTGACACAACTTTTAATGTTTTTTCCAGATCAAGTAATTCAATTCTGCCTCCAATTTCAAATATGATATGACCTGCTTTAAGTGGATACACATAATGAtcaatgtcagatttgccctgGCCCATCTGTTTGCCTGCGCCCTTTTTAGAAACAGCTTGCCACGGTTGATTTACTCTCCATACACCATATGTTTTACCTTCCTGAATGTGCTTATTAATAGCAAAACGGATTAAATTATAATGTTCAAATCTTAAACGACCTCCTTGCAATGCCTGAAATTAAAGCAAAAAGTATACTGTCATTATTCATGAGTtcacatatatatgtaaaaaggCCCAGGAAATATGAGTATGAAAGCAATATGCGTTATTTAGAGTATTATTTGTGTTCCATTCCATGTAAAAAAGGGAAATAGTGATGTAATCATCTAATCATTTGAACAATTAATGAAAGGCAATATTAAATTGATGCACCACTTATATTCATTAGTCAATAGTGATACATGTAGGTACCCATTGTGTACATTCATGTGCACTTGGGTGTCTTGATTTTAATTAACTTTTTGGCCTTTATCATCTACATACAGTTTTCCTTTCTGTATATGACACACCTTCTAGTGGACGTGAAATTATGCCAAGTTTCATCACCTCGAGGTTGAGAATTTAGAGAGCAGAACAGTTTTTCTcacaggaaggattgtgcctgatattcatatgatgaagacataatctttcaatcagtttaattgaagtctggagctggcatgtcagttaactgctagtagtctgatgttatttatgtattattatcattttgtttattttctttggttacatcttctgacatcagactcagacttctcttgaactgaattttaatgtgcgtattgttatgcgttaacttttcattggctagaggtatagggggagggttgagatctcataaacatgtttaaccccgccacaattttgcgcctgtcccaagtcaggagcctctggcctttgttagtcttttattatttttaattttagtttttgtgtacaatttggagtttagtatggcattcattatcactgaactagtatatatatttgattaggggccagctgaaggacgccttcgagtgcgggaatttcccgctgcattgaagacctgttggtgaccttctgctgttgtctgctctatggttgagttgttgtctctttgacacattccccatttccattctcaattttatttacatattcaCAGGGTAAATACTGTTCCTatgtatttatttcatgtatCATGGAATATTACCTGGTATTACCTTGTAGTAATAGTCAATTATCCCGTTTTATAACTGAACACCAAACAGTTTTCTGTTGGTAAGTTAAACTCAGTTTTTACCATGAAATGCAGAGTAGCATTTTCTTTTTCTtggtaatttcttttaaaatgttctatCTGTAAtggtttttatatttcataattcacATTAATATGACTTTGGGAggtgtatttttttgtttaatttattacaTATATCTGTAACTTTTTAAATACCTGTATTCCAAATTGTCCGTAGATAAGTTTGTTATTGACCATCTCTGGCCCTCTCATATGGTCCAACATTTTAGACATGGTAGGAGGTTTAGCAGAAGGAATTGGGTTCTGTGGTACTTTGTCAAACTGTGACAGTTTACTCCTTAGTCTATTTACAGGTAGTTCTAAATCTGTAATATAACAAGATTCATATCATAATGTGTAATATTAATTTTCACACAGACTACATTAAAGTCTAACAAAAGGCTGTTAGAGCAACAGCAAACcagatttttttattgattatttgtGTTCTGGTATTTTTCAAGGACCACAACTCCTGatcataaaaagtaaaagtgACAATCGTCAATactgaacttgaccttcattttgtcaacagtaaaaatgtattaaaatttaaaaagctttggttgaatggtttatgagtaaatgcatggacactgTTTGGCAGCCTGCCATATGGATACCCCTGTGCCCTCTCGCAGAACATCCACAAGTCAATAACTGATTTTTCCTTCTAAAATCAGGATAAAATGTATTGTTACCAGCAAGTTATAATTAAGTGAGCGTGCTTAATCATCTAGATTAAATtcttatttctgaatttaaatgCAGTTATATAACTTTTTAGATTTGCAGACAGTGATTGAAATTGTTCATTAAGGTGGCTCTTAAATGTAACTGAAGGTAGATACAACATATTAGGATAACAGGCAGTGATTGAACAGGGTGAAATCTGACAATGCTTTAGATGGtagaataaatcttaatcatgaaTAAAATGATGTTTGGGGTACATGTCAAAAAGACATCaaccttatataaaaaaaataataaatagacatCTAAAAAGGAATCAAACAGTCTTTAAAAGTAGATCATATCTATAAAGCAATATGTCAAGATACAAATCATCTTAGTCACTCTATACAAGTTGTGAATAACTGTCAGAAACAAAACTCAACTCAAATTCAtgagttaacattttttttttaaaagtcacaAATGTCATAAAAAAGTCTTAATTTGTGACAGCAACAGGAACATTAATGTGGtagtatatttattgttttagatCTTGATCCTTTCAAACTAAGCAATAGTACCATCAATATTATAAATAGTAACTTCTTCTCTGATTACATTCTTCTGTATCATAACTTATACTGTGTGTATATATTTGATTCAATACTTTTTCTTAATGCTTTTTATAAAACATACTAATTCTTTGTTTGCAGTGAATTTAAAATGTTTCCTTGACATTGTAACTGTACCATGTTTACtcttatcatgtttatgattttttaagatacatgtactaataaattataaaacaagaatgtgtccaaagtacacagacgacccacttgcactatcctttttCATGTTCcatagaccgtgaaattgggtaaatatctaatttggtattaaaataagaaatattatgctataggtaacatgtgtactaagtttcaagttgattgaacttcaatttcatcaaaaactacacattgaccaaaaactttaacctgaaactcccactttaattttctatgttcagtggaccatgaaattggggtcaaaagtctaatttggcattaaaattagaaagatcttatcataagcaacaagtgtactaagtttcaagttgattggacttcagcttcatcaaaaactaccttcaccaaaaactttaacctggagcaggacaaacaaacgaacggagccacagaccagaaaacataatgcccctctactatcgtaggtggggcataaacacatttttaaatgagCCAAACACTGAAATCTCAAATACAGCAGAAGGTTTAATTATCAATCAAGATTACCTTCTTCCTTTTCTGGCATTTTCAGCTTCATGTATGTGGCAACCTGAGTCACTTCTGACcctgaaaaataatcaaattatcTAATTAGCTACATGTCAGAATATAACACAAAatcccctttttttttattactccAGCAAGTCAAATCATCTTTTTATTGTACAGGAAAGCCGAAGTGAGTTTTCCAACTAACAATGACTAAAGATACTTTAAAAGTATCATCAAACAGTCAagggacttacttaaacaagtgattttcgaAATCACTGATTctagtaacattatttccataaaggttggaagttagagttgtctttctttaataatcacctatttaagtagtacaaaataatcactagaagaagtgatttagtattagtgtagctttaaatatagaatactaatgatccagggactaattatgtttctgaacttatcagaaccaacatctgtgttgtctaggatgaccaggtcatttcaggtgatgaccttgtactgaatctaggataatgacataaaaatcacttgtttaagtatcagacctcaatttccttcccaaaaatcacttctttaagtatcattcttttaataacccccacaaATTTCAACACCgccgaacagtagaattttattacataatctgaaagatgaaaccttgaacttcacaggaaaaatactcccactgctgtgaaaaatctttgaagaaagtatcagttcattatgtaaagccattattatagcattttttcaactaaaatagaattttcaggtaaatgatagcatcaaaggcataaactttgctacttaaaagaagcaaaaagttcatattttttaatattactaattaaaagatgttatttaaacctatgtgtttaaaattttgaaaaaactacaaaatcccaatttgtgacaaaacctcgaataaatttgctactcaaataagtgatttaaaaatcacttatttcagtaagtcccctgactgtcaAATATCAGACCAATATCTTCGAATTGAAGCAAAGAAAAAATTGTGGAAAAACTTATTTGCCTGAataacagatggacagacagacaggtAGACAGATAGAGCACAAACATGTAGTTTAAAGGTAATTTATATAATCAGAAACCGATCTAAAATagagaattgaaatgggaaatatgtcaatgagacaactacaactgaaccaccaatgggtcttcaacgcacaAGAAAATCCTACACCCAGAggcaggcttcagctggccccttaataacaatgtgtactagttcagtgaaaatgtacatcaatacttaactccaaaacatcaTGCTATCCAAATTGTACCGATCAGAGTTTTGTGGTAAAAAGTATTCTGCATAAGTtgcataacatttggttgaggcaaacttaagtttaagaactgaaaaaatatcaaggatggaaaaaaatattcatcatattttcattttatttataaagggcataactctagaatggttatATTAAAGTGACACTACTTAAATTCACACTTGATCTGTattgtaataagcattgtttgtaagtttcataacatttatttaGGCAAACTAATATTAGAGAACGGCAACTAAAAAATCAGCAATATTTCCACTtataaaggggcactagctacgagatacatTAAAAATCTAACACATTATTTCttttgctcaatcattaatgaaatgcaaatagagaaataataattcacttttagcagccaatatggttcaattttgtgaaaataagctaaaaaacattgattatgattcaatcacttgcaagtgaataattctacCTCATTCATGtcattgaatctgtattcatgtgaacttcaatttaactccttagcttgagatggataacatgTGAATtatatgtgtaaagttatttaaaggaaattaatgtcaacattgaaagtgaaacaaaggtaaatcatttgattgacttatTTGATCCAAACacaatcattcttatacaggtaaaaaaagGATAAACATGAATTTTTAATCTATAACATGAAGtaaatagacctagaaaaatccaacagCACGAGTTAGCTCCatctatctatatttatatttatgtttacatcgcatGTATGGTCATCagatgactttagaggtcaactctATAGTTAATTGGATGGTGTATGGACTAAACTACACACAAAACGAAGCTATGTTTTTTCATGCCAGtgtcttttttattgtttattttagacttttaatgcatgtagttttgataaatgtttttatacattgttataaatcaaatatgagaattttgtTCATTTCGGtgaaaatgaatttgacagcttgtGTCCCTTTAAGTGCACATGATGTCACCAAAATCCAAACTGATCTGTgttatgtggtaataagcattatgtataagtttcatcacatttagttgaggcaaacgtTAGTTAGAGAACCGGAaaccaacaattttttttcagctTATCGAGAATGAAAGTAGAATGAAAAAGATATCAGCTGATCATtctttatactaaaaaaaaaatatattgtaaaggttactatacaaatcttgaATACAGAATGCACCCTAAAATAAAGTGGAAGGAAAAGCTGAACATATGTTAGGTTCCGAATTGTCTAACCGTTGGCAAAAATTATGCCGAAATGACTtttatcaaggaattgtatatttaaaaggaatggaaACGCGGCTCGAGATCAATCGGGATACCAACAGCGCACCCGCAGAGTTATAAACCATGTCTGGCTCAGGCGGAAGTatgatgaataatataaaaaatcatgACGGAGTTCCATTTCCTGTCATATAAATCGGTCTTTTAATTCACGGGGTCATCTTGCTTGAGACGATATAAATGAGAGAGAAACCCGAAATCAAGAATAAACTTTTATTCCTAGCAAAAAGTAAGGCCTTAGGTATCATTTTAATGCCTCATCAAACATACGTTTGTAATATTGTATTGAGTAAATTCTCATTAGAATAGACCTCGGTCTTGAAAATTGAGGGAGTTTTCCGGATTACTAAACAAAAAATactgtgttttgatttttttctaaaaacttgAAAACTGCGAAGTGCAAAACAAAACAGTTGATATCATTATGAAGCTGAAACCTTATTCATTCGCTTAGGCTCTTTTTGAAGTTTCTtgtaacttttaagaattttctaCGATTTTTCGAAATTTCAGTTTTGAGTTTCAATATTCTGTCAAAATATGTCTATCAATCTGGGAGTGCACTACGATTTCTTTATTATATTGGAAAGTAGAAAGAAAAAAGTGAGAAAAtgagatatcattttaaagaaggaATATTTTTCTACAGTTTGATCTAAATTACGAATGCTAAATGTAATTGGTacaatatatatgattttatttcgAAACATGTTGAAAATTTGAAGTTGTGCGTCAACAAATACATCGACACTTTGTATTTTGGTATAAGTTAAATAACTACTTGAAATAGATGTGACATTGACATATAATTTAAAAGCTTAGTCTTTTTTCTATCGCATAGTGTTGGTTTTATGAAAATGGTGATAAAAACAAATTAGCTATGATTTTTCAAAATCCCATGTTTATATTTCACATTGACgccattttgtttgaaataacagACAAGATAATAAAAGACACACGATTGGGATTTATTGTGCCTTAATATACCATGTACGATGTTAtgcatttcaagttttttttgtcaaatgcTGCTTTAGATACTAAATCGTTGTTTAGAATGCAGTTTGCCATTATAAAGCGTTGCCGCAAATTACCATACGAAACAGCAAAACTGTTCCTTCCTTTTTCTTCCAGAGCAGTAGTCTACAGGCCGCAAAAGTATTCCTTtggtgttaaaataaataaaatgcgaATGTGGGAAAGTTTGAACTGTTTCTAATTAGAAAATTTATTGCATCTCTGCATAATTTAGCATTAATTAACAGGTGAGCTCGAcattattaatttttaacatCTTAAAAGTATGTAAGACCAGAGACAAATTAGCTTATCAttgatacatgatatattatacctGCAAATTGGAACATCCTGCATGCCGTTGTTTATTATAACACCTGTAATCTGAGTTCTTTTATCTAGATAATATACTGCAGTTGTTAAAATTTTCCTTCCTTCATAATAATTTATTAACTTCTTTCTTTAACAGTCATTtagttacatttttaaaatgttctttatttTGCATGAAAACTTTTTAACACTCGTAAAATGTCCGATATCATCTGATGATGACATACCTTCatgaaataatacgataaaaaaaaattgaataataagtTTTTTATTACTAACTTTGCATGtggttgtattgttatattttttttcttggattaatttatttttcgtttcatgATTTATCACTTAGCTACTTTACCACGTTCGTACTACACAATGTAAGTACCGTTACTCTACAATAAAATGTGTATTTCGaactatcttaaaaaaaaacaataatatgatttattttacgCCAAGCAAATTGAAACAGAATGCCCCTTAGAATGATGTTttagtcattattttttattacagaaacatgcctaagaagaaaaaaatattattgtcaaGTTAGATAACTATAGTGTCAGATTAAATGACCACGTTCGATAACTTCTACCAGATAAGTAATGAGCCAGTTAGAGCGATGGGGTGTAATTAACACCCGGTCAAAGCAAGAGATTAATGATTTGGCAGAATATATTGAACACAGTACATTAAGATTGTTTGCAGATGACAGCATTATTtatagggaaattaaaaaaacagatgACACATTTAAATTACAGTCTGACTTAGAAGCGGCCGGCAGGTGGGAGCAGGACTGGCTCATGCATTTTCACCCTGATAAGTGCAACATTCTCAGTGTAACCCAAAAACGCAAACCTTTAGACTTTACCTATAAATTACACAATCACTCTTTAGAAAAAGTTGACTCTACAAAATATTTAGGCCTAACTcttcaatcaaatttaaaatgggaCAAACATATAGATAACATGACATCAAAAGCAAACCAGTCCCTTGGATTTATTCGTA from Mytilus galloprovincialis chromosome 5, xbMytGall1.hap1.1, whole genome shotgun sequence includes these protein-coding regions:
- the LOC143075158 gene encoding large ribosomal subunit protein uL16m-like, yielding MNCLVKNLCRKHLLLLTKWSEVTQVATYMKLKMPEKEEDLELPVNRLRSKLSQFDKVPQNPIPSAKPPTMSKMLDHMRGPEMVNNKLIYGQFGIQALQGGRLRFEHYNLIRFAINKHIQEGKTYGVWRVNQPWQAVSKKGAGKQMGQGKSDIDHYVYPLKAGHIIFEIGGRIELLDLEKTLKVVSQKMPFKARIVTPQILEDDVRQEAILKEKNINPFTYEYCLKNNYNGVKIYYSPYDLYYLDKEK